The following coding sequences lie in one Metopolophium dirhodum isolate CAU chromosome 5, ASM1992520v1, whole genome shotgun sequence genomic window:
- the LOC132945012 gene encoding H/ACA ribonucleoprotein complex subunit DKC1-like: MNVRTNHYTPLPFGSNPLQREIREYVKAGYINLDKPSNPSSHEVVAWIKRMLKVEKTGHSGTLDPKTSGVLVVCIERATRLVKSQQSSGKEYISVFKLHSPIESIFQITKTLESLRGALFQRPPLITAVKRQLRIRTIYENKLLNYDMEANIGVFWIKCEAGTYVRTLCIHMGLMLGTGGQMIELRRNRSGITSEEEGLATLHDVLDAQWMFENNKDESYLRRVVRPLEGILTNYKRVFFKDSAINAICYGAKIMLPGLLRYDDGIELNMEIVIVSSKGEAVALGVALMTTTTISSCDHGIIAKIKRVLMDRDTYPRKWGLGLMASTKKSMIKDGLFDKYGKPNENTPDNWNQTFYKEPIEKLKTEDESEESRKRKRQSTSLDDASPITDAIKVKKDKKSKKEMTFKKDKLDFEEKN; encoded by the exons ATGAATGTCCGCACAAATCATTACACTCCGTTGCCATTTGGATCAAATCCCCTGCAAAGAGAAATTAGAGAATACGTTAAAGCTGGTTATATTAACTTGGATAAACCATCCAATCCAAGTTCACATGAGGTAGTTGCTTGGATTAAGCGAATGTTAAAAGTTGAGAAAACTGGTCATTCTGGAACATTAGATCCAAAAACTTCAG GTGTATTGGTTGTTTGTATTGAAAGAGCAACACGGCTTGTTAAATCACAACAATCAAGTGGAAAAGAatatatttctgtatttaaaCTGCATAGTCCAATTGAAAGCATTTTTCAg ATTACTAAAACACTGGAATCTTTGCGCGGAGCTCTTTTCCAGCGCCCCCCTTTAATTACAGCTGTAAAACGTCAATTGCGTATTCGtactatatatgaaaataaactattgaatTATGACATGGAAGCAAATATAGGAGTATTTTGGATAAAATGTGAAGCTGGTACTTATGTAAGAACACTATGTATTCATATGGGTCTAATGTTGGGAACTGGAGGCCAAATGATAGAACTTAGAAGAAACCGTTctg GTATTACAAGCGAAGAAGAAGGCCTTGCAACATTACATGATGTTTTGGATGCACAGTGGATGTTTGAGAATAATAAAGATGAATCTTATTTAAGAAGAGTAGTTAGACCCCTTGAAGGCATACTAACAAATTACAAACgtgtattttttaaagatagtgcc ATAAATGCAATTTGTTATGGAGCTAAAATTATGTTGCCTGGATTATTACGGTATGATGATGGTATTGAACTAAATATGGAAATTGTCATTGTTTCCTCTAAAGGAGAAGCTGTGGCTTTAG GTGTTGCATTGATGACAACAACTACAATTTCAAGTTGTGATCATGGTATTATTGCCAAAATCAAAAGAGTATTAATGGATCGAGATACCTATCCTCGTAAATGGGGACTGGGATTAatg GCTAGTACTAAAAAGAGCATGATAAAAGATGGCTTATTCGATAAATACGGTAAACCAAATGAGAATACTCCAGACAATTGGAATCAAACATTTTACAAGGAGCC AATTGAAAAACTGAAGACTGAAGATGAAAGTGAAGAAAGTagaaaa AGAAAACGACAGAGTACATCACTAGATGATGCGTCTCCAATAACGGAtgcaataaaagtaaaaaaagacAAGAAATCAAAGAAAGAAATGACATTTAAGAAAGACAAATTggattttgaagaaaaaaattga